The genomic region CGAGGGATCTCCGATCCGATGTCGGGGTTTTTCGCCTTCAGGCGGCGCGTGGTCGAGGGTGTCCGCCTGCGCCCGCTCGGCTTTAAGATTCTGCTCGAGATCCTCGTCCGGGGACACGTCCGGCGGGTGGTGGAAGTGCCCTATCGGTTCGAGGTGAGACACACCGGCCAGAGCAAGCTCACTCTGTCCCAGCACTGGGAGTACCTGCGGCACCTCCTCCGGCTTCGGCGAGAAGAACCTCCCACCGCGACGTTTGAGCGCTTCGTCCTCCCCCCCACCTTCGGATCCCCGCCCGGCGACGAGGCGCTGGCGCGACGCGCGGCAGCCGGCCGGCTCGAGTTCGTCCGATACCCCGAAAACGGGCCCCTACCGGAGGTGCGCGTGGTATCATCTGGCCGCACGGCGGTTCCGCGGGTTTCGGTGATTATCCCGACCGCGCATGCCCGTCGTGCCGCCCTTCTCGATCGCCTGCTGCAGCAGCTCGCCGCCCAACACCTGCAGGAGACCGAGGTGATCGTCGTGCAGGGGGACCGGCGTCAGGGGCGGGCGATCAACACCGCCGCGGCGATCTCGCGCGGAAGCATTCTGGTCACGATGGACGATGATACCCAGCTCGGCGATGGCGGGGTGCTTGACGCGCTGGTGTATGCGCTCGACCAGGATCTCACCATCGGGATCGCGGGGGTGCCGAACCAGATTCCCCCGGACGCCCCGCCGTTCGTCCACCGGGCGCTGCGCGAGCTGCCGAGGCGCAGTTCGCCCATCGTGCACGTCGTCACCGACAGCGACATGGCCGAGCACCCGTGCCTGGCGATCAGGAAGGAGATCTTCGTCCGCATCGGGGGCGAGCACGAACAGATCCCGCGCGGGCTCGACCCGTACCTGCGTCGGGAGGTTCGCCGTTTGGGGTACCGCGTGGTGGTGGTCCCCGGGACGTCGATCCACCACCTCCTCCCATCGACCTTGGGCGGCCTGGTACGCCAGTACTTCCGAAACGGGCTGGGCGCGGCCTATGTCGCGAAGTTCCACCCCGAGTTCGTGATCGAGCAAACGACGGGCCACGATGAGCCGGTCCCTCCACCCACCGCACTCCCCCAGCGGGTCGGAAGATACCTCCGCCACCTCGCCGCTGCGGTCGCATCGTCCAAGTGGGTCTACCTGGCGACGCTCGTGGCGTATGCCGTGGGATACACCTTGGGGCTGTTGACCCTGCGAAGAGATTCTTTGTAACGTTCCGCCGCCCCGGGCCGCGCGGAGATCCATCCGTA from bacterium harbors:
- a CDS encoding glycosyltransferase — its product is MPALSIIIPTYNEAETIGALVDRTTAALDGLDYELVVVDDSTDGTDRIVAGLAGTRPGLRLIHREGRGGLASAVIDGINAASGEVMCVLDADLQHPPEAVPWLHRALEHTGADLAVASRYVPGGRSELSPLRQIVSRVAVALAQVLLRRARGISDPMSGFFAFRRRVVEGVRLRPLGFKILLEILVRGHVRRVVEVPYRFEVRHTGQSKLTLSQHWEYLRHLLRLRREEPPTATFERFVLPPTFGSPPGDEALARRAAAGRLEFVRYPENGPLPEVRVVSSGRTAVPRVSVIIPTAHARRAALLDRLLQQLAAQHLQETEVIVVQGDRRQGRAINTAAAISRGSILVTMDDDTQLGDGGVLDALVYALDQDLTIGIAGVPNQIPPDAPPFVHRALRELPRRSSPIVHVVTDSDMAEHPCLAIRKEIFVRIGGEHEQIPRGLDPYLRREVRRLGYRVVVVPGTSIHHLLPSTLGGLVRQYFRNGLGAAYVAKFHPEFVIEQTTGHDEPVPPPTALPQRVGRYLRHLAAAVASSKWVYLATLVAYAVGYTLGLLTLRRDSL